The Amycolatopsis sp. 195334CR genome window below encodes:
- a CDS encoding glycosyltransferase family 39 protein has translation MVALICGWLLLAALVLGGWTRISTSRAWRVAALTLAVAYSLAHQALFSTVAEDAFITFRYSENLADGNGPVFNAGERVEGYSNFLWMVLIAIPKALFGKGIVVGAAVLGVVCTVACVVLSYFLVNRMVGKDTDRALGVLAAVLTAGASGLAAYGPSGLETPLFLLLVLGVLYALAAKRPLIAGLLVALSGMTRPDGLLIAVLVGLYLLVRAIRKRTGWRPVLEYAAGLLVLALPWTIWRVVYYGHLLPNAVAAKSGGSFGWQLAQGGEYLGGFALASLGFLVLAALAMIGLVRFGGESEHRSLVWLTFGLAFAYLAFITYAGGDWMPAYRLLAPVPPLLGVASVAAYGMLDTERLRARVAGLRLMPLAAAAICGLSLLVSITDPKMLDLMHQWRAKIAEMEEFGSLLGQNLPPGTLISTYANGALSYRAGPGVPVVDVLGLTDEHIARNGLRTEESGPIGHIAHDYDYVVNVRKPALGIVTGNGFAVRPQCTDDAIYRDSYQVANFRREGTQLYAVVFPRKDQAGRLIAALDADPRFVYEPCPATAPTP, from the coding sequence GTGGTTGCGCTCATCTGCGGCTGGCTGCTGCTGGCCGCTCTGGTACTCGGCGGGTGGACCCGCATCTCCACCAGCCGGGCATGGCGCGTCGCCGCACTGACGCTCGCGGTGGCGTACTCGCTCGCCCACCAGGCCCTGTTCTCCACCGTCGCCGAGGACGCGTTCATCACGTTCCGCTACTCGGAGAACCTGGCCGACGGCAACGGCCCGGTGTTCAACGCCGGCGAGCGGGTCGAGGGGTACTCGAACTTCCTCTGGATGGTGTTGATCGCCATTCCGAAGGCCCTGTTCGGCAAGGGCATCGTGGTCGGCGCGGCGGTGCTCGGCGTGGTCTGCACGGTGGCCTGCGTGGTGCTCTCGTACTTCCTGGTCAACCGGATGGTCGGCAAGGACACAGACAGGGCGCTCGGCGTGCTCGCCGCCGTGCTCACCGCCGGGGCCAGCGGGCTGGCCGCCTACGGGCCGTCCGGCCTGGAGACCCCGCTGTTCCTGCTGCTCGTGCTGGGGGTGCTGTACGCGCTGGCGGCCAAGCGGCCGCTGATCGCCGGGCTGCTCGTCGCGCTGTCCGGGATGACCAGGCCGGACGGCCTGCTGATCGCCGTGCTCGTCGGTCTCTACCTGCTGGTGCGCGCGATCCGGAAGCGGACCGGCTGGCGCCCGGTGCTGGAGTACGCCGCCGGGCTGCTGGTGCTGGCGCTGCCGTGGACGATCTGGCGGGTCGTCTACTACGGACACCTGCTGCCGAACGCGGTCGCGGCGAAGTCGGGCGGCTCGTTCGGCTGGCAGCTCGCGCAGGGCGGCGAGTACCTCGGCGGGTTCGCTTTGGCGTCACTGGGTTTCCTGGTGCTCGCGGCGCTGGCGATGATCGGCCTGGTGCGGTTCGGCGGGGAGAGCGAGCACCGGTCCCTCGTCTGGCTCACCTTCGGCCTGGCGTTCGCCTACCTCGCGTTCATCACCTACGCGGGTGGTGACTGGATGCCCGCCTACCGCCTGCTCGCGCCGGTGCCGCCGCTGCTCGGCGTCGCCTCGGTCGCCGCGTACGGGATGCTGGACACCGAACGCCTGCGGGCACGCGTGGCCGGGCTGCGCCTGATGCCGCTGGCCGCCGCAGCGATCTGCGGGCTCTCGCTGCTGGTGTCGATCACCGATCCGAAGATGCTCGACCTGATGCACCAGTGGCGCGCGAAGATCGCCGAGATGGAGGAGTTCGGCTCGCTGCTCGGGCAGAACCTCCCGCCGGGCACGCTGATCAGCACCTACGCCAACGGCGCGCTGTCCTACCGGGCCGGTCCGGGCGTGCCGGTGGTCGACGTGCTCGGCCTGACCGACGAGCACATCGCGCGCAACGGCCTGCGCACCGAGGAGAGCGGCCCGATCGGGCACATCGCGCACGACTACGACTACGTGGTCAACGTGCGCAAGCCGGCACTGGGCATCGTCACCGGCAACGGGTTCGCCGTCCGTCCACAGTGCACGGACGACGCGATCTACCGCGACAGCTACCAGGTGGCCAACTTCCGCCGCGAGGGCACGCAGCTCTACGCCGTGGTGTTCCCGCGCAAGGACCAGGCCGGACGGCTGATCGCCGCGCTGGACGCCGATCCGCGGTTCGTCTACGAGCCGTGCCCGGCTACCGCACCAACGCCCTGA
- a CDS encoding TetR/AcrR family transcriptional regulator, giving the protein MATARRSAARDRLVEAAARIFYAEGVHAIGVDRVIEDADISRATFYRHFRSKDELVRAYVEAEDQGVRANVEKARARAEDPRELLERLVSGLGDQICGAGFRGCPFINAAVEYPDPEHPVRQAVRVHRDWFAEVLADLAVAAGIPAELSGVLVFLRDGAMVGGYLEDPETVREQLKVAVRALVR; this is encoded by the coding sequence ATGGCTACAGCACGCCGCTCGGCGGCCAGGGACCGGCTGGTGGAGGCCGCCGCGCGCATCTTCTACGCCGAGGGCGTGCACGCGATCGGCGTGGACCGGGTGATCGAGGACGCCGACATCAGCCGGGCCACCTTCTACCGGCACTTCCGCTCGAAGGACGAGCTGGTCCGCGCCTACGTCGAGGCGGAGGACCAGGGCGTCCGGGCGAACGTCGAAAAGGCCCGCGCCCGCGCCGAGGACCCGCGCGAGCTGCTGGAACGCCTGGTCAGCGGTCTGGGTGACCAGATCTGCGGGGCCGGGTTCCGCGGCTGCCCGTTCATCAACGCCGCCGTCGAGTACCCCGATCCCGAGCACCCGGTCCGCCAGGCCGTGCGCGTGCACCGCGACTGGTTCGCCGAGGTGCTCGCCGACCTGGCCGTGGCCGCGGGCATTCCCGCGGAACTGTCCGGCGTGCTGGTCTTCCTGCGCGACGGCGCGATGGTCGGCGGCTACCTGGAGGACCCGGAAACCGTGCGGGAGCAGCTGAAGGTCGCGGTCAGGGCGTTGGTGCGGTAG
- a CDS encoding alpha/beta hydrolase: MATANPHHLPLEPAAQAFAEATSQPPFLFDLAPADGRKAVDEVQSGEIAKPDAEIEDLTIPGDVRIRIIRPAGLTGPLPVIVYIHGAGWVFGNSHTHDRLVRELATGAGAAVVFPEYSLSPEARYPVAIEENYTAAKWVAEHGGEHDLDPTRIAIAGDSVGGNMTAAVTLLAKQRGGVSFRQQVLFYPVTDANFDTESYRLFGEGYFLRRDGMQWFWDQYTTDPAQRAEITASPLRAEVPELAGLPPALVITAEADVLRDEGEAYANKLREAGVPVTAVRYQGVIHDFVMLNALRETPAAGAAIAQAAATLRDALA; encoded by the coding sequence ATGGCCACCGCCAATCCGCACCACCTGCCGCTCGAACCGGCCGCCCAGGCCTTCGCCGAAGCCACCTCGCAGCCCCCGTTCCTGTTCGACCTGGCCCCGGCCGACGGCCGCAAGGCGGTCGACGAGGTGCAGTCCGGCGAGATCGCCAAGCCGGACGCCGAGATCGAGGACCTGACCATTCCCGGCGACGTCCGGATCCGGATCATCCGCCCCGCCGGGCTGACCGGCCCGCTCCCGGTGATCGTCTACATCCACGGCGCGGGCTGGGTTTTCGGCAACTCGCACACGCACGACCGGCTCGTCCGCGAACTGGCCACCGGCGCCGGCGCGGCCGTGGTCTTCCCCGAGTACAGCCTTTCGCCGGAGGCCAGGTACCCGGTCGCGATCGAGGAGAACTACACCGCCGCCAAGTGGGTCGCCGAGCACGGCGGTGAGCACGACCTCGACCCCACGCGGATCGCCATCGCCGGGGACTCGGTCGGCGGCAACATGACCGCCGCGGTGACCCTGCTGGCCAAGCAGCGCGGCGGCGTCTCGTTCCGGCAGCAGGTGCTGTTCTACCCGGTGACCGACGCGAACTTCGACACCGAGTCGTACCGGCTGTTCGGTGAGGGCTACTTCCTGCGGCGGGACGGCATGCAGTGGTTCTGGGACCAGTACACGACCGATCCGGCGCAGCGCGCGGAGATCACGGCTTCGCCGCTGCGGGCCGAGGTTCCGGAGCTGGCCGGGCTGCCGCCCGCACTGGTGATCACCGCCGAGGCGGACGTGCTGCGGGATGAAGGTGAGGCGTACGCGAACAAGCTGCGCGAGGCGGGCGTCCCGGTGACCGCCGTGCGGTACCAGGGCGTGATCCACGACTTCGTCATGTTGAACGCGCTGCGGGAAACCCCGGCCGCGGGTGCCGCCATCGCGCAGGCCGCCGCCACCCTGCGCGACGCCCTCGCCTGA
- a CDS encoding tetratricopeptide repeat protein, with the protein MPVRHRPEFEPAELPKARMIRWWLFSGVAALLALAFLLLPYLITIPADAPVGASFTLTVALFTGLVVSLLFTLYGIGRARLEIAAYNANEVDIELFEIDGDSSPAEVTAVFKNKLNESRMYTPAVVPGVSRSYDFIQIVETAGEAATGWWRVASRLIKLARPPHAIRISGRLRQTAGGQHQLVLEVVRQPGFAASPLLLTDDDEQRLLGRAANAVAALVIPRSKYCRNQQWARWRGAKIPGALFDAYERANQYKSERRYDEALAEYHRAIELDPANVHIRVEIGNLQERLDLHLAALVTYDDVVTLCENRKYGPSTPEAAALLLARYRRALVLGRGDWLAHDWWLADPKTRIRQTRLRESIRLRFDRYRSTVPAPAGLLADPDGAANEEKAAQLRAYLCEVAQYELERLIAEQRPKHLRELLSDNCLRLGLLAVYLRRLMANAEMGSPLKGYSAVKGVAVSGFEKLATDTSWPPSVDALMDVVAEQLTPRGPSSIWHEHYNAACVYAVALLPSGMRGEPSATKETVRVLAADEKKTLITKAIAQLDNAAASRHSGYLAQRRPWVMSEDPDLSTLRSQPEFRAFEMITYSPDRPTPLRPRRVHAWELATYTSNLVRHIASCLTHAWRRHTPQPRALVDESAAETWHRAENEAWETVSQLASGNQEWQTRYQAIKALQRWSRASGYACDDLRFPAYSEPELFTRAAALTDDPDLRKEWQLPQGEETINKETELYLQRCTDRLVVLSHLLRTPGDRALVPRTRREFQQVAEAWAALADWFADGDSLSPVSTRQARFERAFRR; encoded by the coding sequence ATGCCGGTTCGTCACCGGCCGGAGTTCGAACCGGCCGAGTTGCCGAAAGCGCGGATGATCCGCTGGTGGTTGTTCAGCGGAGTGGCCGCGTTGCTCGCGCTCGCCTTCCTCCTGCTCCCCTACCTGATCACCATTCCCGCGGACGCGCCGGTCGGCGCCTCCTTCACGCTGACCGTGGCCCTGTTCACCGGGCTCGTCGTCTCGCTGCTCTTCACCCTGTACGGCATCGGCCGCGCGCGGCTGGAAATCGCCGCGTACAACGCCAACGAGGTGGACATCGAGCTGTTCGAGATCGACGGCGACTCCTCGCCCGCCGAGGTCACCGCGGTGTTCAAGAACAAGCTCAACGAGTCCCGGATGTACACGCCCGCCGTGGTTCCCGGGGTTTCGCGCTCCTACGACTTCATCCAGATCGTCGAGACCGCGGGAGAAGCGGCGACCGGCTGGTGGCGGGTGGCGTCGCGGCTGATCAAGCTCGCCCGCCCGCCGCACGCGATCCGGATCAGCGGCCGCCTGCGCCAGACCGCGGGCGGGCAGCACCAGCTCGTGCTGGAAGTGGTGCGGCAGCCCGGTTTCGCGGCCAGTCCGCTGCTGCTCACCGACGACGACGAGCAGCGCCTGCTCGGCCGCGCGGCGAACGCGGTGGCCGCGCTGGTCATCCCCCGCAGCAAGTACTGCCGCAACCAGCAGTGGGCCCGCTGGCGCGGGGCGAAGATCCCCGGCGCGCTGTTCGACGCCTACGAGCGCGCCAACCAGTACAAGTCCGAGCGCCGCTACGACGAAGCACTCGCCGAGTACCACCGCGCGATCGAGCTGGACCCGGCCAACGTGCACATCCGCGTGGAGATCGGCAACCTCCAGGAACGCCTCGACCTGCACCTCGCCGCCCTGGTCACCTACGACGACGTGGTGACCCTGTGCGAGAACCGGAAGTACGGGCCGTCCACCCCGGAGGCCGCCGCGCTGCTGCTCGCCCGCTACCGCCGTGCCCTGGTGCTGGGCCGCGGTGACTGGCTCGCGCACGACTGGTGGCTCGCCGACCCCAAGACCCGGATCCGGCAGACCCGCCTGCGCGAGTCGATCCGCCTGCGGTTCGACCGCTACCGCTCGACCGTGCCCGCACCCGCCGGTCTGCTCGCCGACCCCGACGGCGCCGCCAACGAGGAGAAGGCCGCGCAGCTGCGCGCGTACCTCTGCGAAGTCGCCCAGTACGAACTGGAACGGCTGATCGCCGAGCAGCGGCCGAAGCACCTGCGGGAACTGCTGTCGGACAACTGCCTCCGCCTCGGCCTGCTCGCGGTGTACCTGCGCCGCCTGATGGCCAATGCCGAGATGGGCTCACCGCTGAAGGGTTATTCGGCGGTGAAAGGCGTTGCGGTGAGCGGGTTCGAGAAGCTGGCGACGGACACCTCGTGGCCGCCGTCGGTCGACGCGCTGATGGACGTGGTCGCCGAGCAGCTCACCCCGCGCGGCCCGTCCTCGATCTGGCACGAGCACTACAACGCCGCCTGCGTGTACGCGGTGGCCCTGCTGCCCTCCGGCATGCGCGGCGAACCCAGCGCCACCAAGGAAACCGTGCGCGTGCTCGCCGCCGACGAGAAGAAAACCCTGATCACCAAAGCGATCGCGCAGCTGGACAACGCGGCGGCCTCGCGGCATTCCGGTTATCTGGCGCAACGGCGGCCGTGGGTGATGTCGGAGGACCCGGACCTGTCCACCCTCCGCAGCCAGCCGGAGTTCCGCGCCTTCGAGATGATCACCTACTCCCCCGACCGCCCGACCCCGCTGCGCCCGCGCCGGGTGCACGCCTGGGAGCTGGCCACCTACACCTCGAACCTGGTGCGGCACATCGCTTCGTGCCTGACGCACGCGTGGCGGCGGCACACCCCGCAGCCACGGGCCCTCGTCGACGAGTCGGCCGCGGAAACCTGGCACCGCGCGGAGAACGAGGCGTGGGAGACGGTTTCCCAGCTGGCGTCGGGGAACCAGGAGTGGCAGACGCGCTACCAGGCGATCAAGGCACTGCAGCGCTGGTCGCGTGCCTCCGGGTACGCCTGCGACGACCTCCGCTTCCCGGCCTACTCCGAGCCCGAGCTGTTCACCAGGGCGGCCGCGCTCACCGACGACCCGGACCTCCGCAAGGAGTGGCAGCTCCCGCAGGGCGAGGAGACCATCAACAAGGAGACCGAGCTCTACCTGCAACGCTGCACGGACCGGCTGGTGGTGTTGTCGCACCTGCTGCGCACGCCCGGTGACCGCGCACTGGTCCCGCGCACCCGCAGGGAGTTCCAGCAGGTCGCCGAGGCCTGGGCCGCGCTGGCCGACTGGTTCGCCGACGGCGACTCGCTCAGCCCGGTGTCCACCCGCCAGGCCCGCTTCGAACGCGCGTTCCGCCGGTAG
- a CDS encoding serine hydrolase — protein MRGKRATTATVIAALTTATVAPALAVTPGYDGAALQRDLDAIRAAGIVGVQAHADTGARRLTARSGTAEAGTSIPVPRGGSFRMGSSTKTFVAVVVLQLVGEGKLALEDKVAGLLPGVVTSPAGDQITVRHLLQQTSGLHDFVADLPARDQAAFLERRFDHVPAAQFVADAMSKPPEFAPGTGWAYSNTNYLLAGMLVERLTGNSWADEVRSRILDPLELNDTYAPGEATGLAAPHAKGYTRWPGTPEPVETTELSPTWGDASGGLVSTTADMTRFWQALLGGELLAPAEFAEMRKTVPATGWQKNNPGSAYGLGIASLPLSCGEVAWSHNGDVMGFQTRNGFSDDGSRGVVVSLSTQDFGTSPARDVVKRVVDEVVCE, from the coding sequence ATGCGAGGAAAACGAGCCACCACCGCCACCGTCATCGCCGCGCTCACCACGGCCACCGTCGCCCCGGCACTGGCCGTCACCCCGGGTTACGACGGCGCCGCGCTGCAGCGTGACCTCGACGCCATTCGCGCGGCCGGGATCGTCGGCGTGCAGGCACACGCCGACACCGGGGCGCGACGGCTGACCGCGCGTTCCGGCACCGCGGAGGCCGGTACCTCGATACCCGTGCCCCGCGGGGGCTCGTTCCGGATGGGCAGTTCCACCAAGACCTTCGTCGCGGTGGTGGTGCTGCAGCTGGTCGGCGAGGGCAAGCTCGCGCTGGAGGACAAGGTCGCCGGGTTGTTGCCGGGGGTGGTGACCAGCCCTGCCGGAGACCAGATCACCGTGCGGCACCTGCTCCAGCAGACCAGCGGCCTGCACGACTTCGTGGCCGACCTCCCGGCGCGCGACCAGGCCGCCTTCCTCGAGCGTCGCTTCGACCACGTGCCCGCCGCGCAGTTCGTCGCCGACGCCATGAGCAAGCCGCCGGAGTTCGCGCCGGGGACCGGCTGGGCCTACTCGAACACGAACTACCTGCTGGCCGGGATGCTGGTCGAGCGGTTGACCGGGAACTCGTGGGCCGACGAGGTCCGGTCGCGGATCCTGGACCCGCTGGAGCTGAACGACACCTACGCGCCCGGTGAGGCGACCGGGCTGGCCGCCCCGCACGCGAAGGGCTACACCCGCTGGCCGGGCACTCCCGAACCGGTCGAGACCACCGAACTGTCCCCGACCTGGGGTGACGCCTCCGGTGGACTGGTCTCGACCACGGCCGACATGACCCGCTTCTGGCAGGCGCTGCTCGGCGGGGAGCTGCTGGCGCCGGCCGAGTTCGCCGAGATGCGCAAGACCGTGCCCGCGACGGGCTGGCAGAAGAACAACCCCGGCAGCGCGTACGGGCTCGGCATCGCCAGCCTGCCGCTGAGCTGCGGTGAAGTGGCGTGGTCGCACAACGGCGACGTCATGGGCTTCCAAACCCGCAACGGCTTCAGCGACGACGGCAGCCGGGGCGTGGTGGTGTCCCTGTCCACCCAGGACTTCGGCACCAGCCCGGCGCGGGACGTGGTCAAGCGCGTGGTCGACGAGGTCGTTTGTGAGTAG
- a CDS encoding IclR family transcriptional regulator, with amino-acid sequence MTAKRTPGASSSRKVLQLLLAFSERRPEATVAELAALAGTPIATTYRYVALLKELHLLEEGRAGYYHVTSQVMPLARAAQVANDLARLARPVMEEAARELRETVLLFQQFGDAAVCTERVECDQAMRFTFQPGHSVPLGVSSSGKMLLASLAEPERSRRLSAVVARRGSSLRDELKRAELNRYAVSWGEVDEGVWSCAVPVRVPGQRPTVLTVAGPAARIGDEGKRTAITVLQAHAQRIQDAFTQFVL; translated from the coding sequence ATGACCGCCAAGCGGACACCGGGGGCCAGCAGTTCCCGCAAGGTGCTGCAGTTGTTGCTGGCGTTCTCCGAACGGCGGCCCGAGGCCACCGTGGCCGAACTCGCCGCGCTGGCCGGTACGCCGATCGCCACCACCTACCGCTACGTGGCCCTGCTCAAGGAACTGCACCTGCTCGAAGAGGGCCGGGCGGGCTACTACCACGTCACCTCCCAGGTGATGCCGCTCGCGCGGGCCGCGCAGGTGGCGAACGACCTGGCCAGGCTGGCCCGCCCGGTGATGGAGGAGGCGGCCCGCGAACTCCGCGAGACGGTCCTGCTGTTCCAGCAGTTCGGCGACGCGGCGGTCTGCACGGAGCGGGTCGAATGCGACCAGGCCATGCGGTTCACCTTCCAGCCCGGTCATTCGGTGCCGCTCGGGGTCAGTTCCTCGGGCAAGATGCTGCTGGCCAGCCTTGCCGAGCCGGAACGCAGCCGACGGCTCTCCGCCGTGGTCGCGCGCCGCGGCAGCAGCCTGCGCGACGAGCTCAAGCGCGCCGAACTCAACCGGTACGCGGTCAGCTGGGGTGAGGTCGACGAAGGAGTCTGGTCCTGCGCGGTGCCGGTACGCGTGCCGGGGCAGCGGCCGACCGTGCTGACCGTGGCCGGCCCGGCCGCCCGCATCGGCGACGAGGGCAAGCGCACCGCGATCACCGTGCTCCAGGCACACGCGCAACGCATCCAGGACGCGTTCACCCAGTTCGTGCTGTAA